In Mariluticola halotolerans, one DNA window encodes the following:
- the ybgC gene encoding tol-pal system-associated acyl-CoA thioesterase, whose product MSAVFEFPVRVYYEDTDFSGNVYHGAYVKFFERGRTEWLRDLGVHHFELAEQGLAFAVRHMEVDFIQAAHIDDALVVTTAVVTMSGARIVLDQAIYRDGVQLAGARVTIAVINAAGRATRMPKILQALFRTP is encoded by the coding sequence ATGAGCGCCGTATTCGAATTTCCGGTGCGGGTCTATTACGAAGATACCGATTTTTCCGGCAATGTTTATCACGGGGCCTATGTCAAATTCTTCGAGCGCGGCCGTACCGAATGGTTGCGGGATCTCGGGGTGCATCATTTTGAACTGGCCGAGCAGGGGCTGGCCTTTGCCGTGCGGCATATGGAAGTTGATTTCATTCAGGCCGCGCATATCGATGATGCGCTGGTTGTCACCACTGCGGTCGTCACGATGAGCGGGGCGCGGATTGTGCTTGATCAGGCGATTTATCGCGACGGGGTGCAGTTGGCGGGGGCGCGGGTGACGATTGCGGTGATCAATGCGGCGGGGCGGGCGACGCGGATGCCAAAAATACTGCAGGCGCTATTTCGCACCCCTTGA